A segment of the Corylus avellana chromosome ca2, CavTom2PMs-1.0 genome:
AACCAAGAGAAACCGAAAGGAATTGGGTAGCATTTTCACTTCTCttataacaatttattttttttagaaaaaatgctTTCTCTTTCCACTTGCATTTAttcggcaaaaaaaaaaaatttaaatggctttctcctttctcttttttctctctaacaTTTATCTGATAGAATATACTcttttaaagaatatttaaatatatagtatagaaaaagaaaaaggaaagctaCGTACTATCAGTGCTATAACCAGTGAGATAACcgttttatgaattttttttttcttttatttaaaggGGCTGTTAACAAAAATGTAACAATTAAAtcgaaagaaaacaaaaaataataaaataataaacaaaaaggtTTGACTCTTAATGTGTCTTGAGTGTTGACTTCACGCACGGGATGGAGAACGGCCCCTAGAGTTAAGTGATAATTAAGGCAATTCCCATTTAAGCGATATATGTAgttaatttcatgtttttttttttttaattaatataacttCACAAAAATTTTCACTAACAACTTTTTATTAGACGAAttgaataataaagataaattcCGACAGATATATTACCCATTGCTAGACTGTCACATTTATCAATCGAAATGGAAAATTCAAGACGTCATGATGAATATTGAATAGTACTcaacaatgcaaaaaaaataaaaaataaaaaataaaattacttcaCCAAGATTCTCTTACTCCTTGTCTCTATccagtggtggtggtggtagcACAAACAATTTAATGTGATACGCATAATGGAGCTTTATATAAAGCCACGGGTACGTATTCACTCACTCACGAGTTGGCTTGCTTGCTAGTCTACACAAAAGGGCTGTCTCCTCCAGCTTCTAGCTTGCAAGTCCATTTCAATGGAAAGCATAAGCTTTCTGGGTTTTCTTTCTCTGCTTCTAACTTTGACTAGTTTTTCTTCCCGAGCCGAGGCTCGAGCTTTCTTTGTTTTCGGCGATTCTTTGGTTGATAATGGCAACAACGACTACCTCGCCACCACTGCCCGCGCCGACTCCTACCCTTATGGCATTGACTCTCCGACTCACAGAGCTACCGGTCGTTTTTCAAACGGGCTTAACATCCCGGATATTATCAGTAGGGTTCTACTCTACatacattaattaatatttgtgttATTTACTGAACTATATGTCGTTTTATTACTTGATTAATGTTATGCTACATGTTTTGTCAGGTGAGCAAATGGGCGCGGAAACCACGTTGCCGTACTTGAGCCCACAGCTCACCGGAGAAAGACTGCTTGTCGGTGCTAACTTTGCTTCTGCTGGGATTGGAATTCTCAACGACACCGGAGTCCAATTTGTAAGCCAAAGCAAactaattattgttattgttctgttggatttttgttgttattattattattgttttcattttcaaagtAACACTGTAATTTTACTCTGTTTTATCGGATAAGATAACTTATATTTTCGAGTAATACTAAATACTACCTATTTATCTCCACTTTTATCTCAGTCAGCCTCACTCAACTATTCGTCaacttttgaatttattttttatttttttaagggctTATACAAAGACCGATGAGTAGTATCATATTAGCTCAGTCTGATTAGAGTAATTATATAATGAAAGTGTAATACTTAATATTATTCTatgttttattaataatatttagtatatTGCTATATGACTGTAATACAACTTAACGATGTAGCAGTCAAAGTAACCTTTAGGTAAcacttgtaaaagaaaaattgttataCAAATTGTAATACAACTTGACGATATGGTAGTGAAAGTAACCCTTAGATCAGCATTTGTAAGAGAAAAATTGTTATACGACTGTAATACAACTTGACGATATGGCAGTGAATATTGTAACCCTTAGATCAGcacttgtaaaagaaaaattattatacgAATGTGATAAAGCTTtatgatgtgacagtaaaaatgaGTTATAGCCTTAGATAAGCACTTGTAAGAGAAAAATTGTTATACGACTGTAATACAACTTGACGATATGGCAGTAAATATTGTATCCTTTAGATCAAcacttgtaaaagaaaaattactatACAACGAGTGTGATAAAACTTTatgatgtgacagtgaaaataAGTTATAACCTTAGATCAGCACTtgtaaaaaagacaaaatccaATGACTAATTTTTCAATACCACAATATTCTAATTGTACTGCAGTCATATAGCAttctagttttttatttttatttttttttatcataaaattaaattatgaaaattgtttgtttaatttgcaGCTATACATAATCCGAATGTACCAACAACTGTTGTACTTTCAACAATACCAACAACGGTTGAGCGCTCTCGTCGGAGCCGACCAAGCTAAGCAGATTGTAAACGACGCGCTGGTCCTCATCACCGTAGGAGGCAACGACTTTGTGAACAACTACTACTTGGTCCCCTTCTCCGCAAGATCTCGCCAATTTGCTCTCCCGGACTACGTTGTCTATGTCGTTTCGGAGTACCGAAAACTTTTAAtggtaattaattatatttatgttaTATTGTTACAATAATCACTTTTAattgaattaatattttgataattccTTCAATATTAGATTACAtgttataaatattaaaaaaaaaactaaaataattattaattagtattttataCTCTTGAAATGACTAATGTAGAACATAACCCTATTTTCATGTCGACTAATGCTACTTTTCCTACTCATTTATGTATGAGTGGCAGACATAGCATACTGGTTAACCTAACTTTTAGCGTCAATCATTttatgaaaaccaaaaaaagaaagttggtTAAAATATGCCATTTATGACGAATTAGGATCCTCTacaattttagaaaaaatatagtAGATTCTCAAATTGCATGCTTTTGATTATTGTTAGGCATCGAAACTCTTGAAAATTATCACCTAttgaaaatgtgatatattttCAGTTGtgaattaagtatatttttattacgTTCTTACgatctatgttgtaaaaaagatttgaccaaaaaattatcttttaattttataaagaagAAGCGTTTttacaaaagtgaagaagaaCCTTTTcgaaaggaaattatttttggttacCTCGAtaatatgccacatttttaatgtataacattttttaagcgttttaatacataaaaacagtttaaataatgtaatttgagaatctataattttatagaaattataGAAAATCCTAATCCATTTATAACACCATATTTCACAATTTGAGTTTAATTCATTGCGGCTGTGTTTGACAAAGGAtcggaccggaccggaccgacggaaaaaccaaatttttttttttaaaatcaattctaatatttttactttttatattacatgaatcactttttattactatttaaataaaaaaattattacgaaataaattttttcactttttaattcttatttttttctcttatattaaTCAAATTTACTACGACAGTGTTTCACACCCTTTTTCTCTGATCCATTGTCGAACACGGTTGTAAAACCATAAATGGTAGTCGAGAGACTCAACACGAAGGTCACACGAAAGTaggaagaaaataataatggtGAGTGGGGACGCATTTATGATTATTTATGACTCATATTTATGTGATGTACGTGAGGGAGGCAGCTTGGAGTTATTGTAAGACAATTTGGTTGGTGAGGCCAACAACGATTCTGCCACTATTAAAGCCTTGGTCACCAACCAACACCAAGTCTTTAGGTTACCACGTCAGAGTTATATGGCAATTAATACATAAGCATCCTAAATAACATAacactgatatatatatatatatatatatatatatatataagtgttaTGTTATTAACTTATTGAGATTGATCGATCGGCTTGTGTTTGAATATGCAGAGAATATACGAGCTGGGAGCACGGAGGGTTTTGGTGACAGGTACAGGACCGCTGGGCTGTGTTCCGGCGGAGCTGGCCATGCGTAGCAGAAATGGTGAGTGCTCGGAGGAGCTGCAACGAGCCACAAACTTGTTCAACCCACAAGTGGCTCAACTGCTTAATCAACTTAACAGAGAGATTGGGTCGGATGTGTTCGTTTTCGGAAATGCTTTTGACATGCACATGGATTTTGTTAGCAATCCTGGAGCTTATGGTACGTACTATGCATGCATCTCAACCTGGCCtccataaataatttattatactTTGCAGcaaattaagttattttttaagaatattgaatattttatattttattatatataatgagTCTTGGTGGATCAAATATTATGCACAGAACGCGATTCAAgaattaataattaatgtgacacaACGACTCACACTGTCACACATACGCAGAGGAGGCAGAAATGTTGTATTGAAGAGGGAATTTGTGGGGCCACCGGGAGTAAATGCCAGATTAAGTTAGGGTGGcttaaaaataacaagaattaATGCTAGGTTTTTAatacttttctcaaaaatttggttTAGAATTGATGTGTCACTATTATgggatttattattttaataaataaaagcatGCATGAAATAATATCACATCTGTcaaatttttactgtcacatcattcttttgaaaaaatgctAGGTATTTTAACTCTCATGTTTCATAATAAAAATCTATG
Coding sequences within it:
- the LOC132170572 gene encoding GDSL esterase/lipase At5g33370-like produces the protein MESISFLGFLSLLLTLTSFSSRAEARAFFVFGDSLVDNGNNDYLATTARADSYPYGIDSPTHRATGRFSNGLNIPDIISEQMGAETTLPYLSPQLTGERLLVGANFASAGIGILNDTGVQFLYIIRMYQQLLYFQQYQQRLSALVGADQAKQIVNDALVLITVGGNDFVNNYYLVPFSARSRQFALPDYVVYVVSEYRKLLMRIYELGARRVLVTGTGPLGCVPAELAMRSRNGECSEELQRATNLFNPQVAQLLNQLNREIGSDVFVFGNAFDMHMDFVSNPGAYGFVTSKIACCGQGPYNGIGLCTPASNLCPNRDIYAFWDPFHPSERANRIIVQTIMTGSTKYINPMNLSTLLAVDSRT